TTGATCTTCGACTAAGATTGACTCGTCTCAAGCTTCGACCCACTCCTACTCGTCATGATCTTCAACCCAGGTCGACTCTTTTCAATCCTCGACTAGAGTGGACTCATTTCAATCTTCGACCCGAGTGAACTCGTTCCGACATTTGGCCTTTACAGACCCTTCTCTATCTTCAAATGAGCTTTTAGCATGGACCGACTAAATTGGACCTTCAACTTGAGTCGATTCGGCTCGACCTTGTGAGATAGGAGTCAAGTGAAAAGAAgtagaatttaaaattacttaaattttttatagcatatttgaaattcttcttcTTTATGCATTTGGAATACCTATCAAAATttcttaattcaattttttctaattattttatctaaacatgtagtataaaaaaatttaaattctccaAGTAAATAATTACTCTTCTTAGTTATCCATCCAGGTTAaggtaacactttttttttttcagagaccaattttttatattacataagcTATAAATACTGAAACCAGTATTTTAAAACttgaagattgaaaaaaaaatttgaaaagtcatatcgACCCCTTTAATTTCGTATGGAAGttgggagtaaaaaaaaaaaaaaggagatgctttttatattaaaatatataaattacactaatagtagttgattttttttttgaagtaatttaatattaaaatccGGATAAATGTAAGATGTGGTCTTTTTAGCAAATGATCTAAAGATAATTTGTTTAGAACTATTTAATATACTTAGTCtttaagtatttataaaatattaaatcattgtCATGTATTTAATTAGATTGAATACATTCAATATCTTTCTAATTTATAGATGGCATCTAACTTgactttgttatatttttttcattaaaggGATAACTAGGTCAAATATAATTCTGACAGATAATGAAACTATCTTTTTCTTAATGGATAAAAGCTCTAAATAGAATTgttagataataaataaaaaattccttTTAAAGAAACCGAAAATACTAAAAGAACTTTAATAACTAtataaattaagtatattttaacatatattacatattaaagaaacaaattagaaaaaacTGTCATTTTTCAAGATTGGAGAAGAACACTACAGATTTAAGTATAGCACTTAAGTCAAATACAATGTAAGTGGAACACCAAccaaaaaacaattatttttaataccattaatttaagtatttttgacctcttaaaattttaaaagtaggaAATAACACcactaatttaagtatttttaacctcttaaaattttaaattaatggtgttattgtctactttgaaaattttctttttaattttaaaccaactttaactttaaattaaataaaaaaaagattaagaccaaattaaaaaaaattacgaatattaagactaaattcaatataaaaaactgATCTTGTGACATGATATTGACTTGAtatgtagaattttttttttaaataactttttttaattttaaaataaataaaaaaaatattaaaaaatcacaaaatgacacataATATGATATGAGCTTAATATgtgaacttttttttaaataaaaaaattatcttttttaaaataattaaaaaaaattacaaaacaacaCGTAAGAGttagttaactattttaatagtGTTAGTGAAAAGaactacattaaataaaattgacgaatattatatgatcaaattgaaaacaaaataaaacgttggatcaaattgaaaaaagcaAACGAAAATTATGACCAGATCATTTGTTTAAGccaaaaaattatcaatgttttcttgatatgattttaatacatttttaaatggattttataggaaaattttatttattaaatctttaaCTAATACTCTTACTACCTTTTTAAGGCATTAGGTTAGTATCTAAATGTTTGCAGGTAGTATTGTACGAAAAGGAAATATTTGGCGTATGGTTGGAAAAGAGGGCCCCAAATACAGAAGGTAAGAGTAGTGAGTTAttccaaaataaataacattgaCAGAGAGTAGGTGAAGTTGAACAAAAATGCAGCAAGAGAATTGAATGTACTTAGCCTTTTTTATTAGAGAAGAAGATATTGGTTTAGATtcattttttaggaaaaaaaaaatacaaactagTGTATGTAGGGTAATGtgagttaaaattatttatttcatcttaaaataataatatagttttaacaaaaatgaaGTTGACTTATATGCTTAtacttttcaataaaatattaattgctttatttttaattgttctctgaataaactatattaatattatatttacagcagataaaaatatttttttatattagtttaataaaattgtttcaGCAAGTGATATTTCTTTAAAATGGCATTAAATTAGAGTATATTGGGCTGCAGAGAacccaacaatttttttattattgaaatacaCAAatgtacattattttttaaaattttttttactacattTCTGTATAATTTCTAATAAACAAactcttttaatttcttaactaTTTGTTCCAAATACTATTTAATgaagtttctttttttctgtaGGAAACAGTGAGGCAATGGCTGTTACATATGTACAGGCATGGAACTGAGAGTGCAGAATCTATTTATGAGAATGTAAAATGGTACCAGAATTTGTGGGAATGATGTTAGAAGCTACCCCTGTTATTGTTACTGTTCTGTTGAACATGTTTCATGATTGCTTGTGGGATCCTCATTTGGAACttggaatatcaaataaattgttGCATAATAGCATTCGTGAATTtttagattaataaatttattatttttgtacacAAAATGTCAATTATGTTaggatgatgaaaataatacgTCTTAAAAAGTGTGGGTGCACTTGGtatcaaatggttgagagtgtTTTCtgtgttgtacaaattttcatataGTAATTATTCTCTATGGTTGTGGTGTTTTTACGTATTTGGAATTTCtatgttatatttttgtgttttttatgttAATCTTATTTCTCGGTTAATAGCGTGATTCTTGAAACTAAAGACGGTAATGTTCTCTGATGATgattttttcaacaaaattgaatccaaaagtaattaattatccaactaaaaacaaaattcacaaagctaaaagtaaaaatttatacatataattCATTCTTACAAAAGCGAAagaaacatttataaattagttaaaatttaattagaaatctaattaattaattgatataataattaaagtgtTCCTATGTTTTGAAATGGAAGATGTGATAAGACTCTAAACACACCtttttatataacattaaaCTAttgttgaatatatatatatatatatatatatatatatatatatatatatatatatatatcggaaAAATGGAGCCAAAAAATAGAGCAGTTTGACGTCTGTTGGgctctgacagacgttaaataacaTCGGCCATGGATAATGTCATTTGGTAgaggtgatggattcttgaaccgctgaaaaagtaatacaatttcattatgtatgaatatcattctttaaagtttgatatgatttataatatgtgagatatatatatatatatatatatatatatatatatatatatatatatatatatattattacatctatccattcatctttaattgcagctcgaatgattgttcttatccaagacatgacataatatccacattcccatgaatcttcAATGGTTGAAGACGACGAACAAGATGCTTTTTAGTTCAACCATTTGTACTTCtgctttatgttttttctttaccAATTTTCACTCCcgctttttacttttttttttctccctttctTCCAAAAAAAAccgtgaaaattgaaaataattgaaaaacagATATCACGTCACGTTTTGAGATAAGTTGTCAAAAAGTAAATGTTACTGtatcattttccttaaaaaGAACCACATATAAAATAGGtattaataaagtaaatatgggtactaaattaaatatttttttcatgtttatacCACTTTTGAATATTAAGGTGAGTTAATcattagaatttatttattctaatttagACATTTTTATCGTTCAAATACAATTTCGTAttctacatttttatttttatttattttttcttaaatcttttatctcacactttttttatttattggaaattttttaacaaattttatttatccataCGAAATGGGTGTTGACACTTACAAACCAAATTACAACTAAAACAATTCttactttcttttattattattttaattcaatttatttcagtaaaaaacttattttttaaaatatacattcatcttataaatttaattcatttcCTTATCATCAAGTCAAGTCATGTACtttacttaaataaaaagaCATTTAGGATATATtactttacaaaatttactttccttgcatttattttctttcaatccCTAAATTTGGTTATTAAAGAGACTTGAAACGTGTAGTAGTAATGTGAGCCAtgcatttatttgtttgttggCAACTTCTGCAGAAACGTGTCAttcaactctctctctctctctctctctcactcataTATAAGTATGTATATTACATGCAATTCCAATAACACGCAACATCATAAAGATGGTAGCCATTGTTGCTTCTTACAGTGTCTTTCCAAGTAAAGAAACTCCCAAAGGTCATTTGTGGTTATCAGACAATGACCATGTCTGGCGTTCAGGTCACACACCCACTATCTATGTATACAAAGCCAAACACAGTGATGACACCATTCAGAGGTTGAGAAACTCTCTTCCTGAGATTTTGGTGCACTACTATCCACTTGCTGGCAGGTTAACCTTACGAGAAACTGGTCGAATGGAAGTGGATTGCAATGCCAAGGGAGTGACATTGCTTCAAGCTGAAACCACAAAATCATTGGCTGATTATGGAGATTTTTCACCTTCTGACTCTGTCAGGGAGCTTGTTCCAAAGATTGATTACACTCAACCCATAGAGGAAATTCCTTTGTTGCTTGTGCAATCCACAAGATTCCATGATGGTGAAGGCTTTGTCATTGGAGTGGCTTTCTGTCACCCTTTGGCTGATGGGCTTGCTGGCACTCGGTTCATCAATTCATGGGCAAAACTGGCTCGTGGAGAGACACTTGAGCCACATGAATTGCCCTACCTTGATAGAACAATACTCAAACTCCAACACTCATCGACATCACCGTGCTTTGATCACCCCGAGTTGAAACCTCTACCGTTAAAACTAGGAAGCTCTGATATCAATGCTGAGCAAAGCAAGAAGACAAGTGGTGTGTTACTGAAACTAACGCCAGAACAGGTGCAGAAGCTGAAGAAGGAGGCGAATGAAGAAGCCTTGGAAGAAGGGGTTAGAGCTTATAGCAGATTTGAAGCTATTGCAGGTCATGTATGGAGATGTGCATGTAAGGCTCGTGAACTTGATGAGAAGCAACCAACGGTGGTTCGGTTCAATGGTGATGTCCGCAGCAGACTAGTTCCTCCTCTCCCTAGGAATTACTTTGGAAATGCTTTGGCTGAAACAGTGTCACCAGAATGCTATGTGGGAGAAATAGTGTCAAAGCCATTGAGCTATGGTGCACAAAAGATAAGAGAAGCAACTAAAAAGCTTAGAAATGAGTACATAAGGTCACAAATGGAGATTGTGTTAGGAGAGGAGCAATTGGATGGTATAAGGGGTTTCTTCTCGGGACAAGGAGAGCGTAATAGTTTCCCTTTTGCAGGGAATCCAAACCTTCATATCACAAGCTGGATGAGCATGCCAATGTATGAAGCAGATTTTGGATGGGGAAAGCCTGTGTTTTTTGGGTTGGCATATGTCTGTGCACATGATAGGGCAGTGATTCTGCTAGGTCCACATGGTGATGGATCCATTATTGTGTCCATGCATTTCCAAGAAGCACATTTGGAGCTTTTCAAGAAATTCTTCTACCAGAGTTTGTGAAATTGACCCTCCTTTGGAGAACTATATTCAGCTTTGGCACTGCCAAGTTTTACACGTAACTTGATGAAGTTTTCTGTCTGCTTGAGTTTATTTTGGATTGTGTTTTATGTTCACACACTAGATCTttctatttgaaaattttactaCATGCTTCACGTTGATCTCATCAAGTTATTTGCCATATATAATCTGTGCtaattaagttaaaagttactccaaatttgaattatataagtttttattaaatttttaatttatttttattttttagatatttaaattctttatattttctaattaaatttatttttttaatatttatattaataattgatgtgATGTTTATATTATAAGAGTGGCAAAAGGAATTAACTAGATTTCTTATCGACTTGTCAGAAATGAGTGGAGCCTGGTTGGTGTTAGGAATAATCTAAATGGACCTAAATTTTACATCggataaagataataaaattaaatattatataaaagaaaagatttaTAAATGGACCATGATCTCTGCTTAAATCACTATAACAACAAAAACACAATGGTATAAGTATTTGGTGACATTGATTTCATTGTAAATCTACtattagaaaacaaaagaatcaatttataataatatacaaaaccTGAAATCATGCTTATATATatgtaaactttttttttatgtaaagaGTATGCATTAAACAAAAtagtagagttgtcaaaatgggttggaactcACGAGTCAATCTGGCTCGGCACGGATTCGAGTCGGgttaagttgaaatttttttacaaatttcaatgaGTTGATTTTTGATCCGACCAACCTAGAACCCAGCTCATCCAGGTTAAACCCATGTTGAGCCGGGTTAACTCACCAACTCAAAAATAAAGAGTCACacaaatttgttttttgttaagttgggctttacatttAGGTTAgtttaggttgtttttttagccaatatagataatttgtatttatgtgCTTTTGGTTCGTATTtggattatattaaaatttatttatattttaattataattataatttagttttgactaaaaaaaattaaaaaattgaattttttttaattaagtgagtctgTGAGCTAATCCGTTTAATCCACCGACCCGTGGTGGACCGAgttgaattcaaatttttttgactcgcTAATAAGTAAGTCGAGTTAAGTTGACTCATTAAGTAATTAACTCGTGATGAATCAAGTTGAATCAGACTAAATTACTTGTTTTAACATCTCTACAAAATAGTTATGGTacaattacaattttaatacaaaaaatttcaaattgacCTCACAATTGAGTTTAAGAGTAATCCTTTTCAAGTACGATTTAtctttatgtttaatttttaaaacaattatctatttacataaaatcaatttatattacgtcaatttggtaaaaaaatcaataaaacttatatattcTCTTTCTCATGTAATTATAAGAAGGGGATGgcaaaagaattaatatgtaTTCTTATGAAGctttttttattggtattaaaattCAGGGTGCAACCTGAAATTCCTGATTTTATATGGGTcaggttaaaataaaatatcaatctaTTCGGCCTAATTAatgattggttgataatatAAATGCCTAGTCCTGTTCTCTTTACCAcctttaaatatcaaatatttcttttaaaaagattttgGTTATCCTTTCCTAAAAGATATGTCTTCAGTATCttcattcttaattaatttgcaATGAATGCTATGAACTATGagataaattcatttttttttataatggtaaaatataactaattcaATAGATTGAAAATTAGAATTCTATTGTTTATTGCTACGTTGATTAAGTGGAAttgttttcttaataaatattcaaaatgaaaacgTCGAATACACGCAGcatgtttgtttaatttatcaAAGCAGCCTGATTTTTCAAAGTTGTTgtactttttttctttccttgcaGAAAACCGGTTGCCATAATAAGCACACTTATATGTTAGAATATTTTTcccttaaatatattatttaatattggtaatgtatttatttataatcaatATGTGGATCAATATAATGGTTTCACGTTACAATATTAATGTGACAATTTGTAACAATgtcataatatttgaaaatatgattCAGAGGAGAAATTGGTGAAGTTAGTTACttgttgcattttctttttcaattctacTTTGGCGATTTTTTTGAGCATTAACACTGTGTTTGCATTGGAAAGTTCataatttataagatttttaagcattttaaatttgaattataagatatttaagtatttaaatcTCTCAATTAATGTCTTCTTCTTAATTAAGTTGATGATTAAGTCAATTACTTATAGAGGAACATGATTATCAACTTTAGCATTTGCCTTAATCTTAAAAGTCTAGGGCATTGTGAAAGAACCAATAACAACAACTTTTTATATGTCTCCTACCATTCACACCAACCCATTAATAAACTTGTTCCTACCAACTATTAGATAAAGTAGTAGTATAAAGAAGGATTGTAAATAAAACCCTTCCTTTCTCggataaaataagaaaataatatatatatatatatatatatatatatatgaaagaaacTGAAATCATTTTTCTAAACATGTTTCTTATTAAAACTAATGGAAAAACACAAAAAgtggattttttttgtatttagggATCCGTTAGAagtgaaatttgtaaatatgggtttgtttattttttttttgtcaaacaaGGTCAAGTCGTCATGGTggacgacattaaaggtgaagtcgtctTCCACCCGACcgatttctcttttttttttttaaaaaaaagcaaAGTCGTCATGGGAGACGACGGTTTTAGTGGTAAgagaaaagtgaagtcgtccttgtacatgacgacttcacttttcagattttttttttaatttctttttcctaattaatggaaactgaaaattaaataatgaaaattgaaaattttgaaaaaaaaaataattaaaactgatttttttttgaaaaaacaaataataaaatttgaaaattttgaaaataaaaattaaaaaattaaaaaaaaaatctgaaaagtgaagtcgtcatgtgCAAGTCATGTGcaaggacgacttcacttttcccTTACTACTAAAATCGTCGTCTCCGATGACGACtttgctttaaaaaaaaaaaaaaagagaaaccgGTCGaatggaggacgacttcacttatAATATCGTCCTCCACCATGACGACTTGACCctgtttgacaaaaaaaaaattaacgaacCCATAATTACAAATTTGACTTCTAAAAGATcctgaaatacaaaaaagcccAAAAAGTGTGCTTTGCAGCGTGTGAAATTTTCAATTGATCATAAATCGTGCTTGAAGTTGAGAGtattattttgtcattttaaattGTGCTTTTCAGTACGATTTatccaaatatataaattaaaaaaataaattcttttttttatagaaatcttttaactttaaaattattgtgTTAGGTCCTTTAATAATATATTCCACTTTCTCCATTCAAAAACATTGTTTTACCTCAAtcctgattttgtttttaacaGATCCGTGAGACACCACTTCAACTCTTAGATATATGTATGTATAGAAAAATTGTCAACTCAATCATGGACTCCATTAGTTATTTCCTATGTAACACCTAAGTTCATTTGATTCTCCAACACAAatcatttttcagttttttataatatatatatatatatatatatatgttgaacTCTTTCCATGTCAATTGAGATAAACTTTTTACTACATGATGATATATTCATTTTCATGTAAAATTATCACAAGTATTTTATTGGTTATTCTATTTCACAATCTacaagtatatatattttgaaaactaaataAGTTAATTGCTAATTAATTTATCTAACTAAAAGAAAAGTTTTTGATAAGTAACCTTTGTAAGTGTTAGAGTTAATGCATGAGATGttcatattttgttattgttctCCACCACTTCACTTGTATGTGTGTATGTAAAACATAGGTTAAAGATGAAAGAGATGATACAGGCCCTAATCTAAAGGCATTAGCATGGGACCTAGTTCATGTGCAACATCATGGAATATGTACCTCGTTAACAAGATACAAGTTTCATACCAAGCTTTGGACTGAGGGAAAAAAACCACCAATTGAGGGGTTCATATGAAAGGTCTAAGAGACGTAAGAGATGATGACTTTTATGATATCATCCACCACATTTTTGAGTTGGAATACCAAAGACCGAGTAAGAAGATTCCTCTAATTTATTGTACATGGTTTGATCCTACACTAGCACAAGGATTCAGTCACAATATAATATTGTAGAAATCAAGATGAATGGAAAATATTCTCCATATGATCCATTCATTCTTCCACATAAAGTTAGACAAGTCTATTATGCTCCTTATCCTTCAACATGTACTAAATTTTGCAGTTGGTGTTTCGCAATCACAACAAAGCCAAGAGATCATGTTGAAGTGGATAACATAGAAGAGGAATTGCCTTATCAAGCTACATAAATGCCAAATGTTGTGCCAATTACATCAATTGAACAATTATAAGGCTCAGCTGATTCCACAATGCTTGAACTAATAATTAATGATGTCATCGAACCAATATAGGATGGTGACGAAGATCATGATGATAACGAATATCAGGATCAAGACGATGATGAAGAGTGGGATGTTGACAATATAGATGATTAATTTAGGTATATGTCATGCTTATTTgcatttgttatatataatttgaacgGTACAATTATTGCATACTTAAATTTTATTCCTTTTGTAGGACACATGCCTAGGACAAAAGGAAGGGATGGTAGGGTGATCAGGCATGAACATGCTAGACGTGGAATGCATAGGATTATGCATGGTCGTCTTGCCATAGAACTAGGTGGTCTCCTTTATACTACTCTGTCTACTATACAACATAGGATTTCTAATTCTTATGCCCCCTCCTAtagtttatataaaacattttaatagttatatattaaatgtaGTTTGATTATATTGGGTTTGGCAGGGGCTCGAGCCGAACCCTAAAGCTGGGGTTTCCTCCATGAAACTGGACgaaacagagagagagagattcaCTGCAACAGGAGGAAAGAAACCAGAATCGAAGAGTGGAAGAAGAAAACAGGTAAGATCTGAAACTGTTTGTTCATTGAAAGTAGAGAAAAAACCCTTTGTGTTTACAAgagaaaacattatttttacaaGAGAAAGCAAGCCTATCTTAAATAGGTTTCAAACTAACAGAAGGTAACCACAAAATAGTTACCTTAACTAACCCTAACCTActctaacatattttatatatatcattgtttaaatttaaatgttaataaaatttaatctaatacaattaaatttaatttaatacaattaaatttaaattaataaaatataaactaaattttaactttaattttttgtagaTAATAAATATCTACGTATACGTATATAATATCCACACATGACCTATTTATAAAGCAACAATTTTTTAATCCAGTGACCCGTGAAAAATATAAGTACAAAAAGAAACTTTTGATTATTGGCAAAAGAATATATGtgcatatataaattttataaattattgaagTATTTGGGTCCTCCCACCAGTTTATAATTACGTACAGCAAAGGATTTAGATATAAATTCTTTATGCATATTGTCTCACCTATCAAGTAACATAATAGTGAAACCCTACCAAAATGCTCACAAATCCATATACATAAATGAGCATTTGGAGTATATAAATGAAACACTAACACTAACCCACGATTTCAGTGGCAGCTAATAACTTGAAATTGTCTCATCTAATAGTCTGTGGGAGCTACTATTAACCCAAATGTTCACTTTGATTCAACTACCCGATGCATCTTCTCTACCTACTACCTTCTTTTCTCCAACCACCCACTTTATCATTGTTCACTTTGTGGAATGTTCAACCGGCTAAATTACTTGTTTTAGTTCTCCTAAAAGGAaggtttaaaaatatattgctaatatatttttattaatttagtataaaattaacctttaagaataaaatttaattaaaatattacgaatgacttttaatttttattggtactaaaaatcatatttaatgagttaacaatttttttcaataatcaattattatttctattctcttactaatcaattattatttctatcttttatttcttgtGTGACTACCTATCTAGTCATTTTACTTCTTGTCtcattgttttcttttacattGCTTTAATAGTTCAGTTTGACACTTTGTCAATAACcattagtttatttttgtttgagtaGTTCAGATTGATACTTTAGTTgataattattagtttttttttttttgttttagtagtTCAATTTAACACTTTAGTCGATAATTATTAGTTTATTCTTATCTCTGATGTAATATGCAGGTGTTTCATTGTCTCTATAGAAGGAACTAGTtgacatttcttttttttctgtgtATTATATCAAGTGAAagactaaaaactaaaaattcaaatttattgtattgttattcatttaatttaccTACTTCGGTCTTAAGCTGGTTCGGATTGCAAATGTTCTTTTATGaaactataattatatttttctattaaagcattaatttagtaattttaaatttaatattgtgatagtttttcattgtataaataagtttttttatatatacatcatgatatttaaagttaataatatttCAAGAAAGATTAAACCAATCaccttatattattatttattaaaaataaatgttaaataaaattaattaccacaatttaatatataattttatatcacaaaatactgaaaaagtaaatattaataaaagtatgatacgatttaacataaattacttttttagtaaataaaaatatcttattcttaaatttgttttaaatcttTCCAAACTTTGGACCCAAGTCGTAATTATAAGAATCCAAATATCCATTTGTATTCTCTAATCGcttcattttctctttccaACAGTTGATTTGTACAATTTTCATAAACCTCTTCTGGCATCACATGTTTTCTCATTGTTGTTGTCTTATGCAGCAAACTTAACCACATTTAGTTTACAAAAGGTCATATGAAAACTGATACAACTTGGCACAAATGATTTCCTCCTTATTATCATTTGAGCCCAGTCCCTTTAGTTCAAGAATTTGGTATATTAGAATTATGATGCTTCATTCCTCTAATTTCCTCAATCCCTCCTAACCAAAGTTGATGGATCTATTTTTGGTCCTTCAGAATTTTCAGCAGAGAGACATAGTAGTCACTACTAGTCAAAAAATAATCCACACAGATCCTGGTACTttacaactaaataaaattaaggtgTGGTTAACTCCCCTATTTCTTAAGCTTTTCATGGTTGCTACCCCTTTTAGTAAAACCCTAAAAAGGCAGAAAAATAAACCAACCCTAGCAAATTAAGTCAATTTTCTTCGAAAAAAAACATCTTTAAAACCATGCATGCAAAGGCCAGAAATTATATGTTATTACATATCATAGATCTATATTTAGAATTTCTATCTAAAGCAATTAACCATTTTGATAGAGCTTTGACCTTTGGTTCGACACAAAGTTCGAAAAGCCAACGATCTAAATCATTGGTGCCATGAAATCCAACTCTTCTCACGTCTCTCTCCCCCCTTTAAAAAACCATATTATCCATTGAACATCTCGAATTGCAGTTCATAACTGCAATTACGACAACCACACTGGGGTTGTTGCTACAGTCATCACAGCCTGTGTTTGACAGATACGTTCACATACACGTGAAAAGCAACTCCATTTTCAAGGCAACCCTTTTTCTCAGGAAAAAAGTGATTtaataaatacacatttttcTCACAATTGCAAATGGCTTCTTGGTGCCG
This portion of the Vigna unguiculata cultivar IT97K-499-35 chromosome 6, ASM411807v1, whole genome shotgun sequence genome encodes:
- the LOC114188979 gene encoding spermidine hydroxycinnamoyl transferase-like produces the protein MVAIVASYSVFPSKETPKGHLWLSDNDHVWRSGHTPTIYVYKAKHSDDTIQRLRNSLPEILVHYYPLAGRLTLRETGRMEVDCNAKGVTLLQAETTKSLADYGDFSPSDSVRELVPKIDYTQPIEEIPLLLVQSTRFHDGEGFVIGVAFCHPLADGLAGTRFINSWAKLARGETLEPHELPYLDRTILKLQHSSTSPCFDHPELKPLPLKLGSSDINAEQSKKTSGVLLKLTPEQVQKLKKEANEEALEEGVRAYSRFEAIAGHVWRCACKARELDEKQPTVVRFNGDVRSRLVPPLPRNYFGNALAETVSPECYVGEIVSKPLSYGAQKIREATKKLRNEYIRSQMEIVLGEEQLDGIRGFFSGQGERNSFPFAGNPNLHITSWMSMPMYEADFGWGKPVFFGLAYVCAHDRAVILLGPHGDGSIIVSMHFQEAHLELFKKFFYQSL